From a region of the Neobacillus niacini genome:
- a CDS encoding ATP-binding protein, which translates to MEKALLKSEQKFRRIFEDSLDGLILWNDLYQIVDINCSAIKIFGRSKDKLVGQSVLDLFSHLNEKRQEILNHIKQVTNNGKECSSMVIEGIDGGVRHFDYSTKRGIIDGMNLTVIIDVTEKAELQEQLRKSDRLNVIGELAAGIAHEIRNPMTALKGFIQLLEPTIKAEHAMYYDVITSELARIDSIINEFLFLAKPQEIRFQENDIRQIMREIVDLLSAQAVLYNVQFQTHYEEQLPYVYCEPNQLKKVFINIIKNAIEVMPNGGKITIAINSIKDQFIQISIRDQGTGIPKDKIKKLGEPFYTTKEKGTGLGLMVSYRIIEEHNGSIEVESEEGIGTLFRIKLPLNHLVNS; encoded by the coding sequence ATGGAAAAGGCATTACTTAAAAGTGAACAAAAATTCAGAAGGATATTTGAAGATTCCTTAGACGGACTTATTTTATGGAATGACTTGTACCAAATTGTCGATATCAATTGTTCTGCAATAAAAATATTTGGGCGTTCAAAAGATAAGCTGGTGGGACAATCCGTACTAGATTTATTTAGTCATTTAAATGAAAAAAGACAGGAAATACTGAATCATATTAAGCAGGTAACGAATAATGGCAAAGAATGTTCATCTATGGTGATTGAAGGGATTGACGGGGGAGTTAGACACTTTGATTACTCCACAAAGCGTGGAATTATCGATGGAATGAATCTTACTGTTATTATAGATGTAACTGAAAAAGCTGAGCTGCAGGAACAGCTAAGAAAATCAGATCGGTTAAATGTTATTGGTGAGCTTGCTGCGGGAATTGCCCATGAAATAAGAAATCCTATGACTGCTTTGAAGGGGTTTATTCAATTACTAGAGCCAACAATAAAAGCTGAACACGCTATGTATTACGATGTTATTACCTCTGAGTTAGCGAGAATTGATTCTATTATTAATGAATTCTTATTCTTGGCAAAGCCTCAGGAAATTAGATTTCAAGAGAATGACATTAGGCAAATAATGAGGGAAATTGTAGATTTATTAAGTGCTCAGGCTGTGCTGTACAATGTTCAATTCCAAACTCATTATGAAGAACAATTACCATACGTTTATTGTGAACCCAACCAATTAAAAAAGGTCTTTATTAATATTATTAAAAACGCAATTGAAGTAATGCCGAACGGTGGGAAAATTACTATTGCGATAAATTCTATTAAGGACCAATTTATTCAGATATCCATTCGTGATCAAGGAACGGGAATTCCAAAGGATAAAATTAAAAAACTTGGAGAACCGTTTTATACCACAAAAGAAAAAGGTACTGGGCTTGGATTGATGGTCAGTTATCGAATTATCGAGGAACATAATGGAAGTATTGAAGTTGAAAGTGAAGAGGGAATAGGAACTTTGTTTAGGATTAAGTTACCATTAAATCATTTGGTAAATAGTTAG
- a CDS encoding thiamine pyrophosphate-dependent enzyme, with translation MAMLEDKITSLAVAEQLSTFESGNEMAAMAAAQINYHIMGYFPITPSTEVAQFLDQMQARGEHDIKLIPADGEHGSAGICYGAAATGARVFNATSANGLLYMIEQLPVQAGTRFPMVMNLVTRSVSGPLDIRGDHSDLYFALNTGWVILTARTPQAVYDMNIMALKIAEHSKVRLPVIVAYDGFFTSHQKRRVQYFKERKVVQQFVGECPTDYHFARDPKKPVTIGAHMNGDDLINNHFQQSDAIYAAGEVFREVAAEYARISGREYPVLDLYKMEDAEVALFLLNSAAESAKDVVDQLRARGIKVGVISPNIIRPFPAKEIREALKNVKALLVGERADSYGANGPNLTHEVKSAIQEDRNNQTIVLSRVFGLGGKDFYASDAEKFFDMTIEAMEKGFAEKPFDYYGHVPGKPEKMLKPVITPQHGDVYKSGLIDVRMDEETNKLKVKIPPLRALTGKPKRIASGHGACPGCGIFAGLELFFKGIEGDIVTLFQTGCAYVTTTSYPNSSHKQTMIHNLFQNGAATLSGTLEAFLELKRRGEIEVSDDATFVMITGDGGMDIGMGSAIGTALRGHKLIMLEYDNEGYMNTGSQMSYSTPIGHMTSTSGVGKVRKGKGFHHKDTAQIMAATNIPYVFTGAEAFPQDLIKKGAKAQWYAQNVGTVYGKILITCPLNWKSEDRYGATILEQAVNSCFFPLYEVEQGVTSITYNPEDKNKRVAISEWLKYMGKTKHLLKEENKPILEEFEAEVEKRWQRLKAKHENPFL, from the coding sequence ATGGCAATGCTGGAGGATAAAATTACTAGTTTGGCTGTCGCTGAGCAGCTCTCAACCTTTGAATCAGGAAATGAAATGGCTGCAATGGCAGCAGCACAAATCAATTATCACATTATGGGTTATTTTCCAATTACGCCTTCTACTGAAGTAGCGCAATTTTTAGACCAAATGCAAGCCCGCGGCGAGCATGATATTAAGTTAATCCCAGCAGATGGTGAACATGGGTCAGCCGGTATTTGCTATGGTGCAGCTGCTACTGGTGCCAGGGTATTTAATGCAACTAGTGCAAATGGACTCCTATATATGATTGAACAGCTTCCTGTTCAAGCAGGAACTCGTTTTCCAATGGTAATGAACCTTGTTACGCGTTCAGTCAGCGGACCTCTTGATATAAGAGGAGATCATTCTGACCTTTACTTTGCGTTAAATACAGGATGGGTAATCTTAACAGCTAGAACTCCACAGGCTGTCTATGATATGAATATTATGGCTCTTAAAATTGCAGAACATTCTAAAGTACGCTTGCCAGTTATCGTGGCCTACGATGGTTTTTTTACTTCGCATCAGAAGCGTCGAGTACAATACTTTAAAGAAAGAAAAGTGGTACAACAATTTGTAGGTGAGTGTCCAACAGATTATCATTTTGCTAGAGATCCCAAAAAGCCAGTTACGATTGGTGCACATATGAATGGTGATGATCTAATCAACAACCATTTCCAACAATCTGATGCTATTTATGCTGCTGGCGAGGTATTTAGAGAGGTTGCGGCAGAATATGCCCGCATTTCTGGCCGTGAATACCCCGTATTAGATTTATACAAAATGGAAGATGCAGAGGTTGCATTATTCTTATTAAACTCTGCTGCAGAATCGGCAAAAGATGTTGTGGACCAATTACGTGCACGAGGGATTAAGGTGGGGGTTATCAGCCCAAATATCATTCGTCCTTTCCCAGCGAAAGAAATCCGTGAAGCTCTTAAAAATGTAAAAGCATTATTAGTGGGCGAGCGGGCAGATTCATATGGTGCAAATGGACCGAATTTAACCCATGAAGTAAAATCAGCAATTCAAGAAGATAGAAATAACCAAACTATCGTTCTTAGCCGTGTTTTTGGTCTTGGAGGTAAGGATTTCTACGCAAGTGACGCTGAGAAATTTTTCGATATGACCATTGAAGCGATGGAAAAAGGGTTTGCTGAAAAACCATTTGATTATTATGGACATGTTCCAGGTAAGCCAGAAAAAATGCTTAAGCCTGTGATTACACCACAGCATGGTGATGTGTACAAATCTGGTTTAATAGATGTAAGAATGGATGAAGAAACAAATAAACTTAAGGTTAAAATACCGCCGCTTCGTGCACTAACTGGTAAGCCTAAGCGAATTGCTTCCGGCCACGGAGCATGTCCAGGATGCGGTATATTTGCGGGATTAGAACTATTCTTTAAAGGGATAGAAGGGGATATCGTCACATTATTCCAAACAGGCTGTGCCTATGTAACGACCACTTCTTATCCGAATAGTTCTCATAAACAAACGATGATCCACAACCTATTTCAAAATGGGGCTGCTACGCTATCGGGAACATTAGAAGCATTCCTTGAATTAAAACGCCGTGGTGAAATTGAAGTTTCTGATGATGCAACGTTTGTAATGATTACCGGAGACGGCGGTATGGACATCGGAATGGGTTCTGCGATTGGTACAGCCCTTCGTGGTCATAAGCTAATAATGCTTGAATATGATAATGAAGGATATATGAATACAGGCTCACAAATGTCTTATTCTACACCAATTGGTCATATGACAAGCACATCTGGTGTTGGTAAGGTACGAAAGGGAAAAGGATTCCATCATAAGGATACCGCGCAAATTATGGCGGCAACCAATATTCCTTACGTATTTACAGGTGCTGAAGCGTTCCCGCAAGACTTAATTAAAAAGGGTGCGAAGGCTCAATGGTACGCACAAAATGTAGGAACGGTTTATGGGAAAATTCTTATTACCTGTCCGCTTAACTGGAAATCGGAAGACCGCTATGGTGCAACGATATTGGAGCAGGCCGTAAATTCTTGCTTCTTCCCGCTGTATGAGGTCGAACAGGGTGTTACAAGCATTACGTACAATCCAGAAGATAAAAACAAACGAGTAGCTATTTCTGAATGGCTTAAATACATGGGTAAAACAAAACATCTACTAAAAGAAGAAAACAAACCTATTTTAGAAGAATTCGAAGCAGAAGTAGAAAAAAGATGGCAGCGCCTAAAAGCAAAGCACGAAAATCCATTCCTTTAG
- a CDS encoding 2-oxoacid:acceptor oxidoreductase family protein produces MSILPMKNELGFFEIRLESIGGLGANLAGKMLAEAGVLGLGLNGSNFSSYGSEKKGSPVKSFTRYCEPEVEIRDHSPIEQPHIVAVFHEALYKTVDVVSGLNADGIALVNTAREFDEVRRDLKLEYGTLAIVDALTIAVEEKTKVNTAMLGALYRICDFLDPDSMRNVIRKTFEKKYPHLVEPNIRTFDRGFKEVQFKTYEVPESAEGKSFTRPLPQLGYLTQELGGVMTTQANSIMKDLSGSRQGFLPELLKDKCIHCAACDNVCPDYCFVWEAGEDKKGRKQMFLKGIDYQYCKGCLKCVEACPTDALGDLREMIGYAEANRVKQNFPYIAGGIS; encoded by the coding sequence ATGTCTATTTTACCGATGAAAAATGAGCTTGGGTTCTTTGAGATTCGTCTCGAATCAATAGGGGGTCTTGGAGCAAACTTAGCCGGAAAAATGCTTGCTGAGGCAGGAGTACTAGGTCTAGGGTTGAATGGATCTAACTTTTCATCATATGGCTCCGAAAAGAAAGGGTCACCTGTTAAAAGCTTTACTCGTTATTGTGAACCAGAAGTTGAAATAAGAGATCACAGCCCCATTGAGCAGCCGCATATTGTTGCCGTTTTTCATGAAGCACTATATAAAACTGTTGATGTTGTCAGTGGTTTGAATGCTGATGGTATTGCTCTTGTGAACACTGCAAGAGAGTTTGATGAAGTTAGAAGAGATTTAAAATTAGAATATGGAACACTTGCTATAGTTGATGCCTTAACGATTGCGGTTGAGGAAAAAACGAAAGTGAATACAGCAATGCTGGGTGCTTTATATCGTATTTGTGATTTTCTAGACCCTGATTCAATGAGAAACGTCATTCGAAAAACCTTTGAAAAGAAATACCCACATCTGGTTGAACCTAATATACGTACATTCGATCGCGGGTTTAAAGAAGTTCAATTTAAAACATATGAAGTCCCCGAGAGTGCAGAAGGAAAAAGTTTTACGCGTCCACTGCCACAATTAGGATATTTGACACAAGAACTTGGCGGAGTTATGACAACTCAAGCCAATAGTATTATGAAAGATTTAAGTGGATCTAGACAAGGATTCCTTCCAGAGTTACTAAAGGATAAATGTATCCATTGTGCTGCTTGTGATAATGTCTGTCCAGATTATTGCTTTGTTTGGGAAGCAGGCGAGGATAAAAAGGGCAGGAAGCAAATGTTCCTCAAAGGGATTGATTATCAATATTGTAAGGGCTGTCTAAAATGCGTAGAGGCTTGTCCAACTGATGCACTTGGAGATCTTCGTGAAATGATTGGGTATGCAGAAGCTAATCGCGTAAAACAGAACTTTCCGTATATAGCAGGAGGGATTTCGTAA
- a CDS encoding B12-binding domain-containing radical SAM protein, with amino-acid sequence MNVICSTLNAKYIHTNLAIRYLKAFAAPEFNIQLKEYTIKDPAMNIVSDLYQQKPKIIGFSCYIWNIEETIKVVNMLKKIDPSIQIVLGGPEVTYDTVEWMEKLPSVDFIIIGEGEHSFKQLLTEMNGEGDYRNVHGIAYRENGKVRVTPQMNKLDLKELPSPYRFPEDVAHLGKRVTYIETSRGCPFNCQFCLSSIEVGVRYFDREKIKDDIRYLMANGAKTIKFVDRTFNISRSYAMEMFRFLIDEHLPGTVFQFEITADIMRPEVIEFLNNEAPKGLFRFEIGVQSTNDYTNELVMRKQNFEKLTRTVTMVKDGGKIDQHLDLIAGLPEEDYSSFRKTFNDVFELRPEELQLGFLKMLRGTGLRLRAADHNYIYMDQSPYEILGNNVLPFNDILRIKQVEDVLEKYWNDHRMNHTIEYLVTKVFPSPFDFFQEFGGFWDKQGWSRIGHQLEDLFRRLFSFLESKSVSDLDIISGLMKYDYLINHKYKPRKPWWEQSSNKQTRTEIYKQVVDNPSHLGHEYLDLALDEKDLYKHTMIEDLSFDLSVYLTSGKIVKIQTYLLAYFDPANKGTIIFPFKV; translated from the coding sequence ATGAACGTTATTTGCAGTACCTTAAATGCTAAATATATACATACGAATTTAGCCATTCGTTACCTAAAGGCTTTTGCAGCTCCAGAATTCAATATCCAGCTGAAGGAATATACAATTAAAGATCCCGCCATGAACATCGTATCAGACCTCTATCAGCAAAAACCAAAAATCATCGGCTTTAGCTGTTACATTTGGAACATTGAAGAAACGATTAAAGTGGTTAATATGCTGAAAAAGATTGACCCTTCTATCCAAATTGTTTTAGGTGGACCTGAAGTTACTTATGATACTGTAGAATGGATGGAAAAACTTCCAAGTGTGGACTTTATTATTATTGGCGAAGGAGAACATTCATTTAAACAGTTACTTACGGAAATGAATGGTGAAGGAGATTATAGAAACGTCCACGGAATCGCCTACCGTGAAAATGGAAAAGTAAGAGTTACCCCTCAGATGAACAAACTCGATCTAAAAGAACTTCCATCTCCATACAGATTTCCTGAAGATGTTGCTCATTTAGGAAAGCGTGTCACTTATATAGAGACAAGCAGAGGATGTCCATTTAACTGTCAATTTTGTCTTTCTTCCATTGAAGTAGGAGTACGCTATTTTGACAGAGAGAAAATTAAGGATGATATCCGATATTTAATGGCAAACGGGGCCAAAACCATTAAATTTGTTGACCGTACTTTTAATATTAGCAGGAGCTATGCAATGGAAATGTTTCGGTTCTTAATAGATGAACATCTGCCAGGAACAGTTTTTCAATTTGAGATTACGGCCGATATCATGAGACCTGAGGTTATCGAGTTTTTGAATAATGAAGCCCCTAAAGGACTCTTCCGTTTTGAGATTGGTGTACAATCAACCAATGATTATACGAATGAACTTGTAATGAGGAAACAAAATTTTGAAAAATTGACTAGAACCGTGACAATGGTGAAGGACGGCGGGAAAATAGATCAGCACCTTGATTTAATTGCAGGGCTGCCAGAGGAAGACTACTCTTCATTTCGTAAAACGTTTAATGATGTCTTTGAACTTCGTCCAGAAGAACTGCAATTAGGTTTTTTAAAAATGTTAAGAGGAACGGGACTAAGACTCCGTGCAGCTGACCATAACTATATTTATATGGATCAATCGCCTTATGAGATTCTGGGGAATAATGTCTTGCCATTTAATGATATTCTCAGAATAAAACAAGTGGAGGATGTTTTAGAAAAATATTGGAATGATCATCGAATGAATCATACAATTGAATATTTAGTAACGAAGGTGTTTCCTTCACCATTTGACTTTTTTCAGGAGTTTGGAGGATTTTGGGATAAGCAGGGATGGTCGAGAATTGGACACCAATTAGAAGATTTATTCCGAAGATTGTTCTCCTTTTTAGAATCGAAATCCGTAAGCGATCTTGACATCATTTCTGGTCTGATGAAATATGATTATTTAATTAATCATAAGTACAAGCCACGGAAACCATGGTGGGAACAAAGCTCTAATAAACAGACGAGAACAGAAATATATAAACAAGTAGTAGACAATCCATCACATCTTGGGCATGAATATTTGGATTTAGCGCTTGATGAGAAAGATTTATATAAGCATACCATGATTGAGGATTTGTCTTTTGATCTTTCCGTCTACTTAACATCAGGCAAAATTGTAAAAATCCAAACTTATTTATTGGCTTATTTCGATCCAGCAAATAAAGGAACGATTATTTTTCCATTTAAAGTTTAA
- a CDS encoding DUF3905 domain-containing protein yields MTKENKETDENLTINETMPHQINAPSFEGTGIKMQPPFVNEHGVVIGDSEYSSPNSPLENWTEDTDPEIMAGDEWVHPTNDIGWNTTENRELLESKKKPKAYPFMHPTIDVSKGTD; encoded by the coding sequence ATGACTAAAGAAAACAAAGAAACAGATGAAAATCTAACGATTAACGAAACAATGCCGCATCAGATAAATGCCCCAAGTTTTGAAGGCACTGGAATCAAAATGCAGCCGCCTTTTGTAAATGAACATGGCGTAGTAATTGGAGACAGTGAATATTCCTCTCCCAATTCACCATTAGAGAACTGGACGGAAGACACTGACCCAGAAATTATGGCAGGGGATGAATGGGTTCACCCGACAAACGATATCGGCTGGAATACTACAGAAAATCGGGAACTGCTCGAAAGCAAAAAAAAACCTAAAGCATATCCTTTTATGCACCCAACCATAGACGTTAGCAAAGGGACTGACTAA
- a CDS encoding alpha/beta-type small acid-soluble spore protein, with protein MANSSNKLLVPGIEQYLDQVKYEIAQEFGVNLGSDTVSRANGSVGGEITKRLVKSAQAQMAGQQQ; from the coding sequence ATGGCTAACAGCAGCAATAAATTATTAGTTCCAGGAATAGAGCAATACCTTGATCAAGTTAAATATGAAATAGCCCAAGAGTTTGGGGTTAATTTAGGGTCTGATACAGTGTCCCGTGCAAATGGTTCTGTTGGCGGCGAAATCACGAAAAGATTAGTAAAATCTGCGCAAGCTCAAATGGCAGGGCAACAACAATAA